A DNA window from Amphiprion ocellaris isolate individual 3 ecotype Okinawa chromosome 8, ASM2253959v1, whole genome shotgun sequence contains the following coding sequences:
- the lmbr1l gene encoding limb region 1 homolog-like protein gives METDDVSVREQLFHNRVRETIICVLLFTCLYMVSYLILTHFKKTAEFVTDDIEDATVNKIALWLCTFTLSVAVCAVLLLPISILSNEVLLTFPHSYYMQWLNGSLIHGLWNLVFLFSNLSLVFLMPFAYFFTESEGFAGSKKGVMARVYEAVVLLLLLALLVLGIVWVASALLHDNIARKSLYDLWEYYLPYLYSGISLFGVLLLLLCTPFGLSRMFSVTGSLLVKPRLLEDVEDTLSCTAFEEDSLSRKLNCGSTSCWVKLDMETMKKEHQTVRSKRVALEMRRKASPWQRNLGYPLAMLMLLALTVMCVLMVCFNVLELLLDETAMPRGMEDPHLGMASFSMFGSLGAAVQVVLILYLMVSSVVGFYSSPLFTGLLPRAQDTNLTQMIANCVSLLILSSALPVFSRTLGITRFDLLGDFGRYNWLGNFYIVFLYNMLFAGLTSASLIKTVTWAVQRELIRAFGLHRLPLTVSRSTVPFRLLLASGLSKIQ, from the exons ATGATATTGAAGATGCCACTGTCAACAAAATTGC GCTGTGGTTGTGTACATTCACCCTGTCTGTTGCAGTGTGTGCTGTGCTCCTTCTCCCCATCTCTATTCTGTCCAATGAGGTGCTGCTCACCTTCCCACACAGCTACTACATGCAGTGGCTCAATGGATCTCTTATTCACG GCTTGTGGAACCTAGTTTTCCTTTTCTCCAATTTATCCCTGGTCTTCCTCATGCCTTTTGCCTATTTCTTCACGGAGTCTGAGGGATTTGCAGGGTCTAAAAAG GGTGTAATGGCTCGAGTGTATGAAGCCgttgtgctgctgttgttgctggcTCTGCTTGTGCTTGGCATTGTGTGGGTGGCATCAGCTCTCCTCCATGACAACATAGCCCGGAAGAGCCTCTACG ACCTGTGGGAGTATTATCTTCCCTATCTGTACTCGGGCATCTCTCTGTTTGGAgtgctgctgcttttgt TGTGCACTCCCTTTGGGTTGTCCCGAATGTTCAGTGTAACAGGCAGCCTGCTGGTCAAACCGCGA TTGCTGGAAGATGTAGAAGATACACTGAGCTGCACTGCATTTGAGGAAGACTCACTGTCTAGGAAACTCAACT GTGGCAGTACGTCATGTTGGGTCAAGCTGGACATGGAGACTATGAAAAAAGAGCACCAAACAGTCCGGAGCAAGCGCGTCGCTCTGG AGATGCGTAGGAAGGCATCCCCATGGCAGCGAAACCTGGGCTATCCACTGGCAATGCTTATGCTCCTCGCACTCACG GTGATGTGTGTTCTGATGGTGTGTTTTAAcgtgctggagctgctgctggatgagACGGCGATGCCCAGAGGAATGGAG GACCCACATCTGGGGATGGCCTCGTTCTCCATGTTCGGCTCTCTGGGTGCTGCAGTTCAAGTAGTCCTTATACT CTATCTGATGGTGTCGTCAGTGGTGGGCTTCTATAGTTCTCCTCTCTTCACTGGCCTCCTGCCTCGTGCACAAGACACCAACCTCACACAG atgaTTGCAAACTGCGTTTCACTGCTCATCCTGAGCTCTGCACTGCCGGTCTTTTCACGCACACTTG GGATCACTCGCTTCGATCTACTGGGAGACTTTGGTCGGTATAACTGGCTCGGGAACTTCTACATAGTCTTTCTGTACAACATGCTGTTTGCTGGTCTCACGTCTGCCTCCCTGATAAAGACAGTCACCTGGGCAGTACAGAGAGAGCTCATCCGTGCCTTTG GTCTGCACAGACTGCCTTTAACTGTGTCACGCTCCACCGTCCCCTTCAGACTCCTCCTGGCCAGTGGACTGTCCAAAATCCAATGA
- the dhh gene encoding desert hedgehog protein produces MKQSWWARLAQHGLLAVWTCIWLVQGCGPGPGYGIRPRPRKLTAMHYKQFFPNFSENNLGASGRAEGKITRNSERFNELVCNYNPDIVFKDEENTNADRFMTKRCKDCLNRLAIAVMNQWPGVHLRVTEAWDEDGHHPPGSLHYEGRAVDITTDDRETEKYGLLAQLAVEAGFDWVHYESKYHIHCSVKADHSVAVEKGGCFPGWARVTVAGGRQKSLSSLAPGDRVMALSGTGQVVYSQVVLFLHKDQESWSSFLSLETEDGHRLALTPHHLVFLSPRCRRDSREYQAQFASRAKAGDCVLIHTAGGQMHPSPIISISVAESVGVYAPLTEAGTLFVDGVLASSYALLEDHRLAHWAFGPLRLFSSLSQVLWGEVAKGHQTADSQGTCTPVSFSGLSTQDKANIYVNDGILSKQNNLSEPMRMEIKEKHSLQRRISHVHWYARLLYSIGCLVLDSNSFHP; encoded by the exons ATGAAGCAGTCCTGGTGGGCCCGCCTGGCACAGCACGGCCTGCTTGCCGTGTGGACATGCATATGGCTGGTCCAGGGATGCGGGCCGGGCCCCGGGTACGGCATCCGACCCCGGCCCAGGAAGCTCACAGCCATGCACTACAAGCAGTTTTTCCCCAATTTCTCAGAAAACAACCTCGGGGCCAGCGGCAGAGCAGAAGGCAAGATCACACGCAACTCTGAGCGGTTCAATGAGCTGGTGTGCAACTACAACCCAGACATTGTGTTCAAAGATGAGGAGAACACCAATGCTGACCGCTTCATGACCAAG CGGTGTAAGGACTGTTTGAATCGGTTGGCGATTGCAGTGATGAACCAGTGGCCAGGGGTTCACCTACGTGTGACGGAGGCCTGGGATGAGGACGGTCACCACCCTCCTGGATCTCTGCACTATGAGGGCCGCGCTGTGGATATAACCACTGATGACAGGGAAACTGAGAAGTACGGTCTTCTGGCCCAGTTGGCTGTGGAGGCAGGCTTCGACTGGGTCCACTATGAGTCCAAATATCACATCCACTGCTCAGTAAAAGCTG ATCATTCTGTTGCTGTGGAAAAAGGTGGCTGTTTCCCAGGCTGGGCCCGGGTGACTGTTGCTGGAGGGAGGCAGAAAAGTCTGTCGTCACTGGCTCCTGGGGACAGAGTCATGGCCCTGTCTGGGACAGGCCAAGTCGTGTATAGCCAAGTTGTCTTGTTTCTGCACAAGGACCAAGAAAGCTggtcttcttttctgtctctggagACAGAAGACGGCCATAGATTGGCCCTCACTCCGCATCACTTGGTGTTTTTGTCCCCCCGCTGCAGACGTGACAGTAGGGAGTACCAGGCTCAGTTTGCCAGCAGAGCCAAGGCAGGGGACTGTGTTCTCATCCATACAGCAGGGGGTCAAATGCACCCATCTCCAATCATCTCCATTTCAGTAGCAGAGAGTGTGGGAGTGTATGCGCCCTTGACAGAAGCTGGAACTTTGTTCGTAGATGGCGTGCTGGCGTCCAGCTATGCACTGTTGGAGGACCACAGACTTGCACACTGGGCATTTGGACCTCTGCGACTCTTCTCTTCATTAAGCCAGGTCCTCTGGGGGGAGGTGGCAAAAGGACACCAGACCGCTGACAGTCAAGGAACTTGCACTCCAGTGAGTTTCAGTGGTTTGTCCACTCAGGACAAGGCAAACATATATGTGAATGATGGCATTCTgagcaaacaaaacaacctgAGTGAACCTATGAGGATGGAAATTAAAGAGAAACACTCCCTGCAAAGACGGATATCACATGTGCACTGGTATGCTAGATTACTGTACAGTATTGGATGCCTTGTTTTAGACTCCAACTCATTTCATCCATAA